The Cytobacillus oceanisediminis genomic interval GGAGCCTCAAGACTATAGAAGAATTTTTGCAAGTGATTTAGGCAGATGCATGAAGACGGCAGCTATTCTTTTCCCTAATCATTCTATTGAATCATGTCCCGAATGGAGAGAAATGCATTTTGGTGAGTGGGAAGGCAGGACTTATCAAGAACTGAAAGATAAACCAGCTTATCAAAAATGGCTGGAAGATCCTTTCTCAGGAGTGCTGCCTGGAGGGGAATCCTTTTCAGCATTTACAGCAAGAGTGGATAAAGGGTGGCAGAATTTAACCGATCAATTGCTTCGGAAGGATATTCGTGATGCTGCCGTTATTACACACGGCGGGGTCATAAGGTATCTTCTGGGAAAGTATGCTCCGGAGAAAAAAGAATTCTGGGAATGGCAAGTTCCGTTTGGAAGAGGCTATGAGCTTAGATGGACACGGGAAGAGTTTAGGAGGGGCGAGAGATGCACTTCATTACAGGAGGCGCCTTTAACGGGAAATCCCGATGGGTGAAGGAATTTTATCAATTGGATGATACTCCTCATAAATGGATTTCAGCTTATCAAGGTGAGTTGGCCGGCGATTTGGATCAAAATCTAATCGTCTATGAGGGAATCGAGCTGATGATTCGGGAATGGTCACAAGCGCTGGAGTTTGAAGAGATTCGGGACAAGTGGCAGGAGATGCTGGCAAAATGGCAAAAGTGGGAAAAAACAGCTGTCAATCGAAAGCTCGTTTTAATCGGATCTGATATTTCAAAAGGCATTGTTCCAATGGAAGCAGCTGACCGAAAGTGGCGGGATGCGTCAGGCTGGGCCTTTCAGGATGCCGCTGCTGCTGCAGATAGAGTTGATTTGATTTGGTATGGCATTAGTCAAAAAATAAAATGAAATGGGGAATTGCTGATGAAACTTTATACACGAACTGGTGATGAGGGAAAAACAAGCATTATCGGAGGCAGGGTGGAAAAGGATGATGTAAGGGTTGAAGCATACGGAACAGTGGATGAAGTCAACTGTTTTGTCGGGCAGGCTATGACACAGCTGGATCCGTCCATTTTTCAGGATGTCCTGGAGGATCTGGAGAAGATCCAGCATGAGCTTTTTGACTGTGGCGGCGACCTTGCAAATGTTTCGAAAAAGCGGGAGCTGAAATTGTCGAAGGAATCTGTAGACTATTTGGAGACTACGATTGATAAATTGATTGAAGAAGCGCCAAAGCTTGAAAGGTTTATTCTGCCTGGGGGAGCACCTGCATCTGCATCCATTCATATTGCCAGGACAGTAACCCGGAGAGCGGAGCGGCTCGTGGTCTCACTAAAAAAAGCGGATCCGGAAACCTCTGCAGTGGCACTGAAATTCCTGAATCGTTTATCTGAT includes:
- a CDS encoding histidine phosphatase family protein; amino-acid sequence: MDDTVAVALFRHGLTEANKSHAYLGWTDSPLCPEHRDKLAAEPQDYRRIFASDLGRCMKTAAILFPNHSIESCPEWREMHFGEWEGRTYQELKDKPAYQKWLEDPFSGVLPGGESFSAFTARVDKGWQNLTDQLLRKDIRDAAVITHGGVIRYLLGKYAPEKKEFWEWQVPFGRGYELRWTREEFRRGERCTSLQEAPLTGNPDG
- a CDS encoding cob(I)yrinic acid a,c-diamide adenosyltransferase is translated as MKLYTRTGDEGKTSIIGGRVEKDDVRVEAYGTVDEVNCFVGQAMTQLDPSIFQDVLEDLEKIQHELFDCGGDLANVSKKRELKLSKESVDYLETTIDKLIEEAPKLERFILPGGAPASASIHIARTVTRRAERLVVSLKKADPETSAVALKFLNRLSDYFFALARVVNFRLNQKDVEYVRSANVFREGKRKEDKE
- a CDS encoding bifunctional adenosylcobinamide kinase/adenosylcobinamide-phosphate guanylyltransferase, producing the protein MHFITGGAFNGKSRWVKEFYQLDDTPHKWISAYQGELAGDLDQNLIVYEGIELMIREWSQALEFEEIRDKWQEMLAKWQKWEKTAVNRKLVLIGSDISKGIVPMEAADRKWRDASGWAFQDAAAAADRVDLIWYGISQKIK